The Photobacterium sanguinicancri genome includes the window GGCAGAATTACCTGGGTTTATGAGCAAAATTTCAGACTTAGCAACTACGCTGGGGATTGATCTTACGCCGTATCAAGCTGACCACATTGCTTTGCGTGTTAATGATCATGAATTGGCAAAAGCCTTGCACCAAGCATGGTTAGCCTATGGCGATGAATGGTCGAATAATGAAATTAATGGCCGTCCAATTATCGTGATTGGTTTTACTCAGCCATTAGAAGTTGGAGGTTGGACAATTGAGGCACTTGAATTACCTTACCCAAGTGACAAAGTTTACCCACAGCAGGGCTGGGAGCATGTCGAATTTGTGATTCCCTCGCAAGCTGCGACAACGGATGAGTTACAAGAAGACTTAGCCGTACTCTTGCCTACATTGGCTTGGGGTGCATTAGCGGAACACGGTATTAAGGTGAAGGCAAGTTCGCCATCAGGCGAGCATGAGCGCTTGGCTAACCCTACTTACGCATTCAAGCAAGATAATCTCTGCATTAAGCTTCACCCTTGTAGCTTAAAAGCGGTGATTGACAGTGAAATAGCATAAAGAGTATTGATAATCTGCGAGTCAATTAAAAAAGGCGTACAGAGTCGTACGCCTTTTGTGTCTTTTTACTGTCCGCCCTGAAATATGTTTATTACGATTGAATTGAGCTGGATTAGGTAGCCAATACAATTAACAGCATAAAGCTACAGGATTACAGTACGGTTCCCCAGTACAAACACGCGATCATCTACTACCAACCCCAGTGCTTTACTTAAAACAGATTTTTCAACATCCCGGCCAGAACGTGCCATATCGCTGGCGTTAAAGTTATGATCTACCGGAATAACATTTTGAGTAATGATAGGACCTTCATCTAAATCATTAGTGACAAAATGGGCTGTTGCACCAATGATTTTGACGCCACGTTCGTACGCTTGTAAGTAGGGCTTAGCACCAATAAAAGCAGGGAGAAAACTGTGGTGGATATTGATGATTTTATGGGGGAGTTGAGCAA containing:
- a CDS encoding VOC family protein codes for the protein MQKLFDVGLHPEQMLAELPGFMSKISDLATTLGIDLTPYQADHIALRVNDHELAKALHQAWLAYGDEWSNNEINGRPIIVIGFTQPLEVGGWTIEALELPYPSDKVYPQQGWEHVEFVIPSQAATTDELQEDLAVLLPTLAWGALAEHGIKVKASSPSGEHERLANPTYAFKQDNLCIKLHPCSLKAVIDSEIA